The Geotalea uraniireducens Rf4 genome window below encodes:
- a CDS encoding ArsR/SmtB family transcription factor has protein sequence MNIETANEWAETLKALAHPTRLQIVTELLEGTKCVTDIQDILPASQSNISQHLTVLRHANLVDFAQDGSLRCYYVSRPRLLQGIVALLAENEVILRKSKQDIDREKQQAGRSCGVACGH, from the coding sequence ATGAATATCGAAACAGCAAATGAGTGGGCAGAGACATTAAAGGCCCTCGCTCATCCAACCCGTCTCCAGATCGTCACGGAGTTGCTCGAAGGCACCAAGTGCGTGACAGACATTCAGGACATTCTGCCCGCATCTCAGTCGAACATCTCCCAGCACCTGACGGTGTTACGGCACGCGAATCTGGTTGATTTCGCCCAAGACGGTTCGCTGCGCTGCTACTACGTGAGTCGCCCCCGTCTTTTGCAGGGGATTGTTGCCTTGCTGGCTGAAAACGAAGTGATTCTGCGGAAGAGCAAGCAAGACATTGACCGGGAAAAGCAGCAGGCGGGCAGATCGTGCGGGGTGGCCTGTGGCCATTGA
- a CDS encoding class I SAM-dependent methyltransferase: MKVRDSGMPEEEMWSDFFDPEKILRTFGLDRGVKDIVEFGCGYGTFTLAAAKLAAGTVHALDIEPEMVETVREKCRQAGVDNVHAVVRDFVAEGTGLQHDSIDAALLFNILHNEEPLALMTKAFHILKPGGRLAVIHWNYDPATPRGPAMEIRPRPEQCIAWGRMAGFTFDERERFDLPPYHYGLLFRKPFS; encoded by the coding sequence GTGAAAGTTCGTGACAGCGGCATGCCTGAAGAAGAGATGTGGTCCGATTTTTTCGACCCGGAAAAGATACTGCGTACCTTTGGTCTTGACCGGGGAGTGAAGGATATCGTGGAGTTCGGCTGCGGTTACGGGACCTTCACCCTGGCAGCGGCAAAACTGGCGGCAGGGACCGTCCACGCCCTGGACATAGAACCTGAGATGGTGGAAACGGTCCGGGAGAAATGTCGTCAGGCAGGGGTCGACAACGTCCATGCTGTCGTGCGCGATTTCGTGGCGGAGGGAACCGGCCTCCAGCATGACTCCATTGATGCGGCGCTCCTTTTCAATATCCTCCACAATGAAGAACCGTTAGCTCTTATGACGAAAGCTTTCCATATCCTCAAGCCAGGAGGCCGCCTCGCCGTCATACACTGGAACTATGATCCTGCAACGCCTCGCGGCCCGGCCATGGAAATCCGCCCACGGCCTGAACAGTGCATCGCCTGGGGGCGAATGGCCGGATTCACTTTTGACGAGCGGGAACGATTTGATTTGCCCCCATATCATTACGGGCTGTTGTTCAGGAAACCCTTTTCCTGA